The genome window AGGTATTCGCGCCAAGTTTGGATGGTCTCATGGCTTTTCAGACCGGAATAATCCTCCCGCGCATCCCTCACCGTGTGGTAATCGGTTGCCTTGATGATCGGCAGGGAAGTTTTCCGGCCGTCGTGCCTAATTCGGAAGCGTTCTTCCTTACGAACGGCAAAGACAATGCTGTCTGCCAGTTGTTGCAGGCGACCGGCCTCGTTTCGCCTGATGCCCAGGCAGGCTCCGAGCAGGCCGAGGAGGGCGCTACGTGTGGGGAAGTTGCCGGACGGTCGCTTTCCCTCGAAAGTATGCTCCCCCCATGACTGCATGGGTCCTTGCAGCTTGAGGATCAGATAATCACGCATGGTTACCCCTCTCCGTTGTTCATCACCCAAGTTTTGAGTTCTTCAATAGTACTCTTCCGGGTGATCCCTTCAGGGACGCTACTCTGACCGAGGATGAACTCGCCGCACCGCTCGGAAAGGCCGTAACCTGTATGGATCTGCTGCCAGTAGTTATGCAGTTCAGCAATGGAAGGCTCTTTGAAGCCGCTGCCATTGACGCTACGGACAGGTTTTTCGAATGCATTTGCGAGCGATACCGGGATATCGGAAAAGGAAACCAGGGCAAGGTCGGCTAGGTTGTGAGCTGCGAAGCTCTGCTGTTTGGCTGAAGGGACAATCGTTGCCAGCATGTGAAGCAGATGAGCGCCGATCTCCAGTGCCTTCTCGCGCGGGGCATTGCCCAGGTTTTCCTGCAACTGCTTCACGTTGAGGCTGGCATAACGATAAAAGACCCCGCTGGAAAATTCCTGTGTATCGAGATGACCGGAGCCCAGTTCCTGCAAGTCGTCCACGGCAGTGAACCAGTCGATATCCGCATCAACGCTGTGGGTGGTCAAGACATGGGCAACGGCCAAGGCACCATCGACCTTGCCGAGTTCACTCATGAGACCTGACGTCGCCATGCGGCCGGCAAGGGCAATATCAACACCGGATGCCAGAGCCTGCCGCATGGCAGCCGTTTCATTCTTCAACAGCTTGCCCAGAGCTTTTTCGTCCTGTCCTTGCGCCAGCGCCCTCTTGACCTGCTCGCAGAACCATGCCACCTCTTCGATTGCCCACGGCGCCA of Geobacter anodireducens contains these proteins:
- a CDS encoding type I-E CRISPR-associated protein Cas5/CasD, with the protein product MRDYLILKLQGPMQSWGEHTFEGKRPSGNFPTRSALLGLLGACLGIRRNEAGRLQQLADSIVFAVRKEERFRIRHDGRKTSLPIIKATDYHTVRDAREDYSGLKSHETIQTWREYLFDAAYTVAVWNTDVATMSLVELEQAVKSPHFTPYLGRRSCPLSRPLFETSFSAANACAALRMIPSDGGVIYSEEPGETRTIRLRDVPLVRQPRQFASRNVHVYGGDDVSE
- a CDS encoding type I-E CRISPR-associated protein Cas7/Cse4/CasC; this translates as MKNFINFHILISHSPSCLNRDDMNMQKSAIFGGERRVRVSSQSLKRAIRKSDYYRQHLGEASVRTKKLDELVAIMNDRLAGRYDAELVKKTVALLAGKESSVGVATEGDAVAPWAIEEVAWFCEQVKRALAQGQDEKALGKLLKNETAAMRQALASGVDIALAGRMATSGLMSELGKVDGALAVAHVLTTHSVDADIDWFTAVDDLQELGSGHLDTQEFSSGVFYRYASLNVKQLQENLGNAPREKALEIGAHLLHMLATIVPSAKQQSFAAHNLADLALVSFSDIPVSLANAFEKPVRSVNGSGFKEPSIAELHNYWQQIHTGYGLSERCGEFILGQSSVPEGITRKSTIEELKTWVMNNGEG